From a single Anomaloglossus baeobatrachus isolate aAnoBae1 chromosome 8, aAnoBae1.hap1, whole genome shotgun sequence genomic region:
- the ZMYND10 gene encoding zinc finger MYND domain-containing protein 10 isoform X2, whose amino-acid sequence MELSPVLLYGEAEGMVRSLQSFPLRDTGSGGWLKQHEYIEKLNMQAILNASAGQEEMIKDLLVTHGKVSSLIRELITVEIWKQKVFPVISQLQDFQPRSTFPLYMVIHHEATIINLLETILYHKDVCESAEDLVLDLIDYCHRKLTLLLSRCSAGEIAGQDRLLPSSASETSSLEELKLQAESLEFDVALKCLSVLRYITDHTDSLPLSITTRLLNTHNLPCVLVELLHSCPWSRRSKGQLQKFESGRWLSVPAEDQQKMTKLDGQVWISLYNLLLRPECQQKYNIDGFTRGQLLKVPEVWDSIIRENSGKWKAIAKHQVKHAFSPSDSELRHQAQRWAQTYNMDVMESLVPDKPKCGSCGAEAGKRCSRCQSEWYCTRQCQVSHWQKHKKTCELVSEALKKMKEEAKTPM is encoded by the exons ATGGCTGAAGCAGCACGAGTATATAGAGAAGCTGAACATGCAGGCGATCCTCAATGCATCCGCCGGACAGGAGGAGATGATCAAGGATTTACTGGTGACACATGGAAAG GTTTCCTCGTTGATCCGGGAGTTAATCACTGTAGAGATCTGGAAGCAGAAGGttttccctgtgatctcccagctgcAGGATTTCCAGCCTAGAAGCACCTTCCCCCTATACATGGTG ATTCATCATGAGGCGACCATCATTAATCTCCTGGAAACCATATTGTACCACAAG GACGTGTGTGAATCCGCAGAGGATCTGGTGCTGGATCTCATTGATTATTGCCATCGGAAGCTGACGTTGCTGCTGTCGCGATGTTCTGCAGGAGAGATAGCAGGTCAGGACAGGCTGCTGCCGAGCTCTGCCAGCGAGACCTCGTCACTAGAG GAACTGAAGCTGCAGGCCGAGTCCCTAGAATTTGACGTTGCCTTGAAGTGTCTGTCTGTCCTGCGGTACATCACCGACCACACAGACAG cctcCCGCTGAGCATCACCACCCGGCTGCTCAACACCCATAACCTGCCATGTGTCCTGGTGGAACTGCTGCACAGCTGCCCGTGGAGCCGGCGGAGCAAAG gtcagcTACAGAAGTTTGAGAGCGGCCGCTGGTTGTCAGTGCCAGCCGAGGACCAGCAGAAGATGACCAAGCTGGACGGTCAGGTGTGGATATCGCTGTACAACCTGCTGCTGAGGCCGGAGTGCCAGCAGAAGTACAACATCGATGGCTTCACCCGAGGTCAGCTGCTGAAG GTTCCAGAAGTCTGGGACTCCATTATCAGAGAGAATTCTGGGAAATGGAAGGCGATAGCGAAGCACCAGGTGAAGCATGCGTTCTCCCCCAGTGACAGCGAACTGCGGCACCAGGCCCAGAG GTGGGCGCAAACCTATAACATGGATGTAATGGAGTCATTGGTTCCAGATAAACCCAAGTGTGGATCATGTGGAGCAGAGGCCGGAAAACGCTGCTCCCGCTGCCAGAGTGAATGGTACTGCACCAG gcAGTGTCAGGTCAGTCATTGGCAGAAGCATAAGAAGACCTGTGAACTAGTGAGTGAGGCCTTAAAGAAGATGAAGGAGGAAGCAAAGACTCCGATGTGA
- the ZMYND10 gene encoding zinc finger MYND domain-containing protein 10 isoform X1: MELSPVLLYGEAEGMVRSLQSFPLRDTGSGGWLKQHEYIEKLNMQAILNASAGQEEMIKDLLVTHGKVSSLIRELITVEIWKQKVFPVISQLQDFQPRSTFPLYMVIHHEATIINLLETILYHKDVCESAEDLVLDLIDYCHRKLTLLLSRCSAGEIAGQDRLLPSSASETSSLEELKLQAESLEFDVALKCLSVLRYITDHTDSLPLSITTRLLNTHNLPCVLVELLHSCPWSRRSKGQLQKFESGRWLSVPAEDQQKMTKLDGQVWISLYNLLLRPECQQKYNIDGFTRGQLLKLLSHLTEILIDQLPNLVELQRFLNYLSVSEPAPPKKELILEQVPEVWDSIIRENSGKWKAIAKHQVKHAFSPSDSELRHQAQRWAQTYNMDVMESLVPDKPKCGSCGAEAGKRCSRCQSEWYCTRQCQVSHWQKHKKTCELVSEALKKMKEEAKTPM; the protein is encoded by the exons ATGGCTGAAGCAGCACGAGTATATAGAGAAGCTGAACATGCAGGCGATCCTCAATGCATCCGCCGGACAGGAGGAGATGATCAAGGATTTACTGGTGACACATGGAAAG GTTTCCTCGTTGATCCGGGAGTTAATCACTGTAGAGATCTGGAAGCAGAAGGttttccctgtgatctcccagctgcAGGATTTCCAGCCTAGAAGCACCTTCCCCCTATACATGGTG ATTCATCATGAGGCGACCATCATTAATCTCCTGGAAACCATATTGTACCACAAG GACGTGTGTGAATCCGCAGAGGATCTGGTGCTGGATCTCATTGATTATTGCCATCGGAAGCTGACGTTGCTGCTGTCGCGATGTTCTGCAGGAGAGATAGCAGGTCAGGACAGGCTGCTGCCGAGCTCTGCCAGCGAGACCTCGTCACTAGAG GAACTGAAGCTGCAGGCCGAGTCCCTAGAATTTGACGTTGCCTTGAAGTGTCTGTCTGTCCTGCGGTACATCACCGACCACACAGACAG cctcCCGCTGAGCATCACCACCCGGCTGCTCAACACCCATAACCTGCCATGTGTCCTGGTGGAACTGCTGCACAGCTGCCCGTGGAGCCGGCGGAGCAAAG gtcagcTACAGAAGTTTGAGAGCGGCCGCTGGTTGTCAGTGCCAGCCGAGGACCAGCAGAAGATGACCAAGCTGGACGGTCAGGTGTGGATATCGCTGTACAACCTGCTGCTGAGGCCGGAGTGCCAGCAGAAGTACAACATCGATGGCTTCACCCGAGGTCAGCTGCTGAAG CTCTTATCTCATCTCACCGAGATCCTCATCGATCAGCTGCCGAACCTAGTGGAGCTACAGCGATTTCTCAATTATTTGTCAGTGAGCGAACCGGCGCCCCCAAAGAAGGAGCTGATCTTAGAGCAG GTTCCAGAAGTCTGGGACTCCATTATCAGAGAGAATTCTGGGAAATGGAAGGCGATAGCGAAGCACCAGGTGAAGCATGCGTTCTCCCCCAGTGACAGCGAACTGCGGCACCAGGCCCAGAG GTGGGCGCAAACCTATAACATGGATGTAATGGAGTCATTGGTTCCAGATAAACCCAAGTGTGGATCATGTGGAGCAGAGGCCGGAAAACGCTGCTCCCGCTGCCAGAGTGAATGGTACTGCACCAG gcAGTGTCAGGTCAGTCATTGGCAGAAGCATAAGAAGACCTGTGAACTAGTGAGTGAGGCCTTAAAGAAGATGAAGGAGGAAGCAAAGACTCCGATGTGA
- the ZMYND10 gene encoding zinc finger MYND domain-containing protein 10 isoform X3: MELSPVLLYGEAEGMVRSLQSFPLRDTGSGGWLKQHEYIEKLNMQAILNASAGQEEMIKDLLVTHGKVSSLIRELITVEIWKQKVFPVISQLQDFQPRSTFPLYMVIHHEATIINLLETILYHKDVCESAEDLVLDLIDYCHRKLTLLLSRCSAGEIAGQDRLLPSSASETSSLEELKLQAESLEFDVALKCLSVLRYITDHTDSLPLSITTRLLNTHNLPCVLVELLHSCPWSRRSKGQLQKFESGRWLSVPAEDQQKMTKLDGQVWISLYNLLLRPECQQKYNIDGFTRALISSHRDPHRSAAEPSGATAISQLFVSERTGAPKEGADLRAGSRSLGLHYQREFWEMEGDSEAPGEACVLPQ; encoded by the exons ATGGCTGAAGCAGCACGAGTATATAGAGAAGCTGAACATGCAGGCGATCCTCAATGCATCCGCCGGACAGGAGGAGATGATCAAGGATTTACTGGTGACACATGGAAAG GTTTCCTCGTTGATCCGGGAGTTAATCACTGTAGAGATCTGGAAGCAGAAGGttttccctgtgatctcccagctgcAGGATTTCCAGCCTAGAAGCACCTTCCCCCTATACATGGTG ATTCATCATGAGGCGACCATCATTAATCTCCTGGAAACCATATTGTACCACAAG GACGTGTGTGAATCCGCAGAGGATCTGGTGCTGGATCTCATTGATTATTGCCATCGGAAGCTGACGTTGCTGCTGTCGCGATGTTCTGCAGGAGAGATAGCAGGTCAGGACAGGCTGCTGCCGAGCTCTGCCAGCGAGACCTCGTCACTAGAG GAACTGAAGCTGCAGGCCGAGTCCCTAGAATTTGACGTTGCCTTGAAGTGTCTGTCTGTCCTGCGGTACATCACCGACCACACAGACAG cctcCCGCTGAGCATCACCACCCGGCTGCTCAACACCCATAACCTGCCATGTGTCCTGGTGGAACTGCTGCACAGCTGCCCGTGGAGCCGGCGGAGCAAAG gtcagcTACAGAAGTTTGAGAGCGGCCGCTGGTTGTCAGTGCCAGCCGAGGACCAGCAGAAGATGACCAAGCTGGACGGTCAGGTGTGGATATCGCTGTACAACCTGCTGCTGAGGCCGGAGTGCCAGCAGAAGTACAACATCGATGGCTTCACCCGAG CTCTTATCTCATCTCACCGAGATCCTCATCGATCAGCTGCCGAACCTAGTGGAGCTACAGCGATTTCTCAATTATTTGTCAGTGAGCGAACCGGCGCCCCCAAAGAAGGAGCTGATCTTAGAGCAG GTTCCAGAAGTCTGGGACTCCATTATCAGAGAGAATTCTGGGAAATGGAAGGCGATAGCGAAGCACCAGGTGAAGCATGCGTTCTCCCCCAGTGA